A region from the Cellvibrio sp. PSBB006 genome encodes:
- a CDS encoding ATP-binding cassette domain-containing protein, giving the protein MIQVEHISKQFGKIEALKDVSFTLNDGEITGLLGVNGAGKTTLMRLIYGLLQPSSGRILVDGVEVAQQPDRARQRLGVLPDDTGLYKRLTARENIRYFGELHHLSPASLTESCEELIELLGMHNIADRRAEGFSLGERMKTALARAIVHQPQHIMLDEPTNGLDVITTRAVRRMLVALRDQGRCVLFSSHLMHEVTGLCDRIIVIAQGRIVADGSVAAVIEQTQTTSLEEAFIYLSELPAQEVTHAE; this is encoded by the coding sequence ATGATTCAGGTTGAACACATCAGTAAACAATTTGGAAAAATTGAAGCACTCAAGGATGTCAGCTTCACGTTGAATGATGGTGAAATCACCGGCTTGCTGGGTGTCAATGGTGCGGGCAAAACCACCCTGATGCGCTTGATCTACGGATTGCTGCAACCCAGCAGCGGCCGCATCCTGGTGGATGGTGTTGAGGTCGCGCAGCAACCGGATCGCGCGCGGCAACGCCTGGGTGTCTTGCCTGACGATACCGGTTTGTACAAACGACTGACGGCGCGGGAGAACATTCGCTACTTCGGTGAGTTGCATCATTTATCGCCAGCGTCCCTGACCGAGAGTTGTGAGGAATTAATTGAACTGCTTGGTATGCACAATATCGCGGACCGTCGCGCGGAAGGATTTTCCCTGGGTGAGCGAATGAAGACGGCGCTGGCGCGCGCCATCGTGCATCAACCGCAACACATCATGCTCGATGAACCAACGAACGGGCTGGACGTGATTACCACACGCGCCGTGCGGCGCATGTTGGTCGCACTGCGCGATCAGGGGCGGTGTGTATTATTCTCCAGTCATTTAATGCACGAAGTGACTGGCTTGTGTGACCGTATTATTGTTATCGCCCAAGGCCGCATTGTTGCTGATGGCTCCGTGGCCGCAGTGATTGAACAAACGCAAACGACCTCGTTGGAAGAGGCATTTATTTATTTGTCGGAATTACCCGCACAGGAAGTCACCCATGCTGAATAA
- a CDS encoding MOSC domain-containing protein: protein MSDSLQTLLDTLPQIGEVRWIATRPERGATMEIVSAVEAVAGKGLTGDRYASRNGKRQVTLIQWEHLAVIGGLLGRPAIEPELLRRNIAVAGLNLLALKNKRFAIGDAVLEYTGLCHPCSQMETRFGPGGYNAVRGHGGITARILESGVIRVNDKVRVLEK from the coding sequence ATGAGCGATTCCCTGCAAACCTTGTTGGATACTCTGCCCCAGATTGGCGAAGTACGATGGATTGCCACGCGCCCTGAGCGCGGTGCGACCATGGAGATTGTTTCGGCAGTAGAGGCGGTGGCGGGAAAAGGTTTAACGGGCGATCGTTACGCCAGCCGCAACGGCAAACGTCAGGTCACCTTGATTCAGTGGGAACACCTGGCCGTTATCGGTGGATTGCTCGGCCGCCCTGCTATCGAACCGGAATTATTGCGACGCAATATTGCGGTTGCCGGGCTTAATTTATTGGCGTTGAAAAATAAACGTTTTGCGATTGGCGATGCCGTTCTGGAATACACTGGTTTATGTCATCCCTGCTCGCAAATGGAAACACGTTTTGGTCCCGGTGGTTACAACGCCGTGCGTGGCCACGGTGGCATTACTGCACGCATTCTCGAAAGCGGCGTTATTCGGGTAAACGACAAGGTGCGGGTATTAGAAAAGTAA
- a CDS encoding undecaprenyl-phosphate glucose phosphotransferase yields the protein MGSQQIPGISGTPVVSTQPPVIRLHHSKILALFRALDSFLIIFLLWFTLRSMDLAWTNSYTALGISAVIIFGFFAEGNEVYYLWRGHSTESLAYRLMGAWLGTAAAASLAALTIYIFRDVNLQAIFTWMVATPVVMIGLHWARRALLTRLRSKPTEPRRVAIVGANNLGSRVAKSMRGMPWMGYRVVGYYDDRQGTDDPTRRLNESDTTIRGGFEQLYADARDGKIDIVFITLPMRAELRTHSLIARLADTTVSAYLIPDVFNFDLLHSRLTCLQGIPALSIYDSPMVDNGWAKRMEDIVLGTGMMIALALPMLIIALGVKLSSPGPVFFKQTRYGMRGERIKVWKFRSMTVCEDGENVAQARKEDPRVTPFGGFLRRTSLDELPQLFNVLSGSMSLVGPRPHAVSHNEYYRSQIKGYMLRHKVKPGITGLAQVNGFRGETETLDKMSGRIAYDLEYIRNWSLLMDLRILWMTVFKGFVGQHAY from the coding sequence ATGGGCAGTCAACAAATACCAGGTATTTCGGGGACCCCGGTTGTATCCACTCAGCCGCCAGTTATCCGGCTACATCACTCAAAAATCCTCGCGTTATTTCGCGCGCTGGATAGTTTTCTGATTATTTTTCTCCTCTGGTTCACTCTGCGTAGTATGGATTTGGCATGGACCAATTCCTACACCGCGTTGGGTATCAGTGCGGTGATTATCTTCGGCTTTTTTGCCGAAGGTAATGAAGTCTATTATTTGTGGCGCGGCCACTCCACAGAAAGTCTCGCCTATCGTTTGATGGGTGCCTGGCTGGGAACGGCAGCGGCGGCCAGCCTCGCTGCGCTGACGATTTATATTTTCCGCGATGTAAATTTGCAGGCAATTTTTACCTGGATGGTAGCCACGCCGGTGGTGATGATAGGGTTGCATTGGGCACGCCGCGCATTGTTGACGCGCCTGCGCTCCAAACCTACAGAGCCGCGCCGCGTTGCGATTGTCGGGGCCAATAACCTCGGTTCCCGCGTGGCTAAATCCATGCGCGGTATGCCGTGGATGGGTTACCGCGTGGTGGGTTATTACGACGATCGCCAAGGCACCGATGATCCAACTCGTCGGCTCAACGAAAGTGACACCACCATCCGCGGCGGCTTCGAGCAACTCTATGCCGACGCGCGTGATGGCAAGATTGATATTGTATTTATCACCTTGCCGATGCGTGCAGAGTTGCGCACGCATTCGTTGATCGCACGCCTTGCTGATACTACCGTCTCAGCCTATTTAATCCCCGATGTCTTCAACTTTGACTTATTGCACTCGCGCTTAACGTGCTTGCAAGGCATACCGGCACTGAGCATCTATGATTCGCCGATGGTAGATAACGGGTGGGCCAAGCGCATGGAAGATATTGTGCTCGGCACCGGCATGATGATCGCGCTGGCGCTACCGATGTTAATCATTGCGCTGGGGGTGAAGTTATCATCGCCCGGACCGGTATTCTTCAAGCAAACCCGCTACGGCATGCGCGGTGAACGCATCAAAGTCTGGAAATTCCGTTCCATGACGGTGTGTGAAGATGGTGAAAATGTTGCTCAGGCGCGTAAAGAAGATCCGCGCGTGACACCCTTCGGCGGATTTCTGCGGCGCACGTCGCTGGATGAATTGCCGCAGCTGTTTAATGTGTTGTCCGGCAGCATGTCATTGGTTGGACCGCGCCCACATGCGGTGTCACACAATGAATATTATCGCAGCCAGATCAAGGGCTATATGTTGCGCCATAAAGTGAAACCTGGCATTACCGGGCTCGCACAAGTTAACGGCTTCCGCGGTGAAACGGAAACCCTCGACAAAATGTCCGGGCGCATTGCTTACGATCTGGAATACATTCGCAATTGGTCCTTGCTGATGGATTTAAGAATCCTGTGGATGACGGTATTCAAGGGCTTTGTTGGTCAACACGCCTATTGA
- a CDS encoding GntR family transcriptional regulator: protein MFILDPHSDIPIYRQLVEQIKRMIASGQLKKGDALPSVRDLALTHSVNPMTISKAYGLLQREGLLVRQQGKPMQVAALKTRETANKRIERLAPQLEQLILAARQLEVSDQMLLDALSKQLLKPSS from the coding sequence ATGTTCATCCTCGATCCACATTCCGATATACCGATTTATCGGCAACTGGTTGAGCAGATCAAACGCATGATCGCCAGTGGGCAGTTAAAAAAAGGCGATGCTTTGCCATCGGTGCGCGATCTTGCGCTTACGCATTCGGTGAATCCCATGACCATCTCCAAAGCCTACGGGTTGTTGCAACGCGAAGGTTTACTGGTGCGTCAGCAAGGCAAGCCGATGCAGGTTGCGGCATTAAAAACCCGTGAGACAGCGAATAAACGTATTGAGCGGCTTGCGCCGCAATTGGAACAACTTATTCTGGCTGCGCGGCAGTTGGAGGTATCTGATCAAATGTTACTGGATGCGTTAAGTAAACAATTATTGAAGCCATCATCATGA
- a CDS encoding CPBP family intramembrane glutamic endopeptidase, with protein sequence MNDSSLDIINPDSSSANAPEPPLTPQAPASPPVPQQLPRVGPSFGWLLLFLVLFFASAVFYVVGYGAVLGYQSAVQGVALPDPAQIEVMIQEHLGQPNGLAGLYLLQCLILLPVIAAVAHFRTQHWSVTLGFRGFAVQSLAVWMLIWLAYLAITYVINLLADVDPGDFMRSLNGSQHFGVALVLVIGAPLLEELIFRGYLFKAWRHSRLGLSGTLLLTSLLFTALHLSQYNWIYLSMIFVLSLILGLAREKSGSIWVPLAIHAANNLVATVTIIYLGML encoded by the coding sequence ATGAATGACTCATCGCTCGACATCATCAATCCAGACTCCTCCTCTGCAAACGCACCTGAACCTCCCCTTACGCCGCAAGCTCCGGCTTCTCCACCCGTTCCGCAACAGTTGCCGCGGGTCGGGCCATCATTTGGTTGGCTGCTGCTTTTTCTGGTGTTGTTTTTTGCTTCCGCCGTCTTTTACGTGGTGGGTTATGGCGCGGTGCTCGGCTATCAATCCGCTGTGCAAGGCGTCGCGTTGCCTGATCCCGCGCAAATAGAAGTCATGATTCAGGAACATTTGGGGCAGCCCAACGGGCTGGCGGGTTTGTACTTGTTGCAATGCCTGATCCTGTTGCCAGTGATTGCGGCTGTGGCCCACTTCCGCACACAGCATTGGTCTGTCACCCTGGGGTTCCGGGGGTTTGCTGTGCAAAGCCTGGCAGTGTGGATGCTGATATGGCTCGCTTATCTCGCCATTACTTATGTCATCAACTTGCTGGCGGACGTGGACCCGGGCGATTTTATGCGTTCCCTCAATGGCAGCCAGCATTTCGGTGTGGCACTGGTATTGGTGATTGGAGCACCGCTGCTGGAAGAATTAATCTTTCGCGGCTATCTGTTTAAAGCCTGGCGCCACAGCCGCCTGGGGTTATCCGGCACGCTCTTGTTAACCTCGCTGCTATTTACCGCGTTACACCTCAGCCAATACAACTGGATTTACCTGTCGATGATTTTCGTGCTGTCGCTTATCCTCGGCCTTGCGCGCGAGAAATCCGGTTCAATCTGGGTGCCTTTGGCCATTCATGCCGCCAACAATCTGGTGGCAACGGTCACGATTATTTATTTGGGCATGCTCTGA
- a CDS encoding alpha/beta hydrolase codes for MRIIPVALLSVFLASCDNPSVEESPITQGLLTACPDFSETGKPPIVQNAQCGVLHVKENPQDANSREIGLNVLRLPAINPTPQPDPLFIIAGGPGQSAVEIAEHIFYTFNEVRKNRDIVFIDQRGTGKSNPLECAEFDEVHYQLSLLEQQQRLKTIVQACAEKLGEQLQFYTTPYAVQDLDTVRQVLGYQRINVWGVSYGTRVALEYMRRYPEATRSSILDGVAPVNIALPWHGGEDALASLRLLSEQCSAMDACAEKFGDVLRNAESIAQRLAEQPVEVTVAHPRTQAPFTLSMNHQIFASMIRMALYTRDLSVLLPLAISNAQDDNYDLLASLIVMAGEQTELMGISYGMHFTVLCNEDYPQYQSRTEASVDFLSANLATAFADVCEIWPRYPLDENYFTPIESDIPTLMLSGRRDPVTPPRWAEQVGQHLSQARHLIAPGGHHSITHDGCVAQLIAQFIQRASAETLETGCVENIQPLTPYFAVGQAVETDTDAEDTSGELTP; via the coding sequence ATGCGAATCATCCCTGTTGCACTGTTGAGTGTCTTCCTGGCGAGTTGCGATAACCCGTCGGTAGAGGAGTCACCGATCACTCAAGGGTTGCTAACGGCGTGCCCGGATTTTTCCGAAACCGGAAAGCCGCCGATTGTACAAAATGCACAATGCGGCGTCCTGCACGTAAAAGAAAATCCGCAGGATGCGAACAGCCGCGAGATTGGTTTGAATGTTTTGCGTTTACCGGCGATTAATCCGACCCCACAGCCTGACCCGCTGTTTATCATTGCCGGCGGTCCCGGCCAATCCGCAGTGGAGATCGCGGAGCATATTTTCTACACCTTCAACGAAGTCAGAAAAAATCGCGATATTGTTTTTATCGATCAGCGCGGCACAGGAAAATCCAACCCGCTGGAATGTGCAGAGTTTGATGAGGTTCATTACCAGTTGTCATTGCTCGAACAACAGCAGCGCTTAAAAACCATCGTGCAAGCTTGCGCAGAAAAACTGGGTGAACAGTTGCAGTTTTACACTACGCCTTACGCCGTGCAGGATCTCGACACCGTGCGGCAGGTGTTAGGTTATCAGCGTATTAATGTGTGGGGCGTTTCCTACGGTACACGCGTTGCACTGGAATATATGCGCCGCTATCCGGAGGCAACGCGCAGCAGCATTTTGGATGGTGTCGCACCGGTCAATATTGCCTTGCCCTGGCACGGCGGAGAAGACGCTTTGGCCTCGCTGCGTTTACTGAGCGAGCAGTGCAGTGCGATGGACGCTTGTGCAGAAAAATTCGGTGATGTGTTGCGCAATGCCGAAAGCATCGCGCAACGATTGGCGGAACAACCGGTGGAGGTCACCGTTGCGCATCCTCGTACCCAGGCGCCTTTTACCTTGTCGATGAATCACCAGATTTTTGCGTCGATGATTCGCATGGCGCTTTACACGCGCGATTTGTCGGTGCTGCTACCGCTGGCTATCAGCAATGCACAGGATGACAACTATGACTTGCTGGCATCGTTGATTGTGATGGCCGGTGAACAAACGGAATTAATGGGTATCAGTTACGGAATGCATTTCACCGTGTTGTGCAACGAAGATTATCCACAGTACCAGTCGCGCACCGAGGCTTCGGTGGATTTTTTGTCGGCCAATCTGGCAACCGCTTTTGCGGACGTGTGCGAGATCTGGCCGCGTTATCCGCTGGATGAAAACTATTTCACGCCAATTGAAAGCGATATTCCCACCTTGATGTTGTCCGGCCGGCGCGATCCGGTCACGCCGCCACGCTGGGCCGAGCAAGTCGGCCAGCATTTATCGCAGGCGCGTCATTTGATTGCTCCCGGCGGTCATCACTCAATCACCCACGACGGTTGTGTAGCGCAATTGATTGCCCAATTTATCCAGCGCGCCAGCGCAGAAACACTGGAAACAGGCTGTGTAGAGAACATCCAGCCACTCACACCTTATTTTGCAGTTGGGCAAGCGGTTGAAACAGACACGGATGCGGAAGACACATCGGGAGAGCTAACACCATGA
- a CDS encoding ABC transporter permease: MLNKLFWRSVAIVLRKEIKDAVRDKRTMRLAFLPALYFVGMFAAGVLFAINLQKDHQEGGLLNVPVAISGAENLPELTQWLTERGAELKPVTGDAYQQVKDKTLDFALIIPPSAKEERAQGKAATLWLVYDAANPKVHSGVGFVRGQIHAWSAKTGSVQLMARGISPELRNAINLRESNVASDQKMGVYILGSLPMLLLLSAFIGSVGFSADMTAGERERRSLESLLITPTASMAIMLGKWFTSVLITIAVLLVTMSLLGVALNLLPFNQLGLRVDVSLLDMVYVFCCLLPVIFFAVALQLLVAVFARSFKDAQTYIGLLVFLPMVPILYSIFNPGVYHEWFLWVPVLGQQVAIKELFLGGELAPFALLKFWLVALVLWLICLPLAAKQLRRPRIVYG; the protein is encoded by the coding sequence ATGCTGAATAAATTATTCTGGCGCTCAGTCGCCATTGTCCTGCGCAAGGAAATCAAGGATGCCGTGCGTGATAAACGCACCATGCGCCTGGCATTTTTACCGGCGCTCTATTTTGTGGGAATGTTTGCGGCGGGCGTGTTGTTTGCTATCAACCTGCAAAAAGATCACCAGGAGGGTGGCCTGCTTAATGTACCTGTTGCTATTTCCGGTGCGGAAAATTTACCGGAGCTGACGCAATGGCTCACCGAACGCGGTGCAGAACTCAAGCCTGTAACCGGGGATGCCTATCAGCAAGTCAAAGATAAAACCCTGGATTTTGCGCTTATTATTCCGCCCTCGGCCAAAGAAGAACGCGCCCAGGGTAAAGCGGCAACCCTGTGGTTGGTGTATGACGCGGCCAACCCCAAGGTGCATTCTGGCGTAGGTTTTGTGCGCGGGCAGATTCACGCCTGGAGTGCCAAAACCGGCAGCGTGCAATTGATGGCGCGCGGTATTTCGCCCGAGCTGCGTAACGCCATTAACCTGCGCGAAAGTAACGTGGCCAGCGATCAGAAGATGGGTGTTTATATCCTCGGCAGTTTGCCCATGCTGTTGTTGCTCAGCGCCTTTATCGGCAGCGTAGGATTTTCTGCCGACATGACAGCGGGCGAACGTGAGCGACGCTCACTGGAATCTTTGTTGATCACTCCCACCGCATCCATGGCGATTATGTTGGGCAAGTGGTTTACGTCGGTGCTGATTACGATAGCCGTGTTGCTGGTAACAATGTCGCTATTGGGGGTTGCGTTAAACCTTCTGCCCTTTAACCAGTTAGGGCTGCGCGTCGACGTGAGTCTGTTGGATATGGTGTACGTCTTCTGTTGCCTGTTGCCGGTGATTTTTTTTGCGGTGGCCTTGCAATTATTGGTGGCGGTTTTTGCGCGTTCATTCAAGGATGCACAAACCTATATCGGCCTGCTCGTGTTTCTGCCAATGGTGCCGATTTTGTACAGTATTTTTAATCCCGGTGTATACCACGAGTGGTTTTTGTGGGTGCCGGTATTGGGCCAGCAGGTCGCTATCAAGGAATTATTCCTGGGCGGTGAACTGGCGCCTTTCGCGCTGCTGAAATTCTGGCTGGTGGCGCTGGTGTTGTGGTTGATCTGCCTGCCGCTGGCCGCCAAACAATTGCGTCGACCACGAATCGTGTACGGCTAG
- a CDS encoding sulfite exporter TauE/SafE family protein, with translation MINDPAFYLLAIPVVLLVGISKGGFGGGLGVLAVPLLSLMIDPRIAAALLLPILCVMDIFSVWSFRGAWDKANLKRLMPGALLGILAGALTFSITNVDMIRILVGILAMYFVGHYLWGLRLLQQAARREPGNIGGTFWGAMAGYTSYIAHAGGPPVSIYLLPQQLPKITLVGTTVLFFAIINLIKLVPYVWLGQLNTATLMTSLVLLPLAPIGVKIGVYLLHRVSERWFYWTCYGFLMMAGIKLFLEGLINLLNP, from the coding sequence ATGATTAACGATCCGGCGTTTTATTTACTGGCAATACCCGTGGTGTTATTGGTGGGTATTTCCAAAGGCGGTTTTGGTGGTGGGCTGGGCGTTCTCGCTGTTCCGCTGTTGTCCTTGATGATCGATCCGCGCATCGCCGCCGCGCTCCTGTTGCCTATCCTCTGCGTTATGGACATCTTCAGTGTCTGGAGTTTTCGCGGCGCCTGGGATAAAGCGAATCTTAAACGGCTGATGCCCGGTGCCTTGCTCGGTATTCTCGCCGGTGCCCTCACATTTTCTATTACCAACGTCGATATGATCCGCATTCTTGTCGGTATCCTGGCGATGTATTTTGTCGGCCACTACCTGTGGGGATTGCGATTGTTGCAACAGGCGGCACGTCGCGAGCCGGGAAATATCGGCGGAACTTTCTGGGGCGCGATGGCGGGTTATACCAGTTACATTGCCCATGCCGGTGGTCCGCCGGTGTCCATTTATCTCTTGCCGCAACAATTGCCCAAGATAACCCTGGTGGGCACCACCGTATTATTTTTTGCCATCATCAACCTGATCAAGTTGGTACCCTATGTCTGGTTGGGACAATTGAATACGGCGACCTTGATGACATCGCTGGTACTTTTGCCTTTGGCACCTATCGGCGTGAAGATTGGGGTTTATTTGCTGCATCGCGTGTCGGAGCGATGGTTTTATTGGACGTGTTACGGATTTCTGATGATGGCAGGCATCAAATTATTTCTGGAAGGCTTAATCAATCTGCTGAATCCATAG
- a CDS encoding nuclear transport factor 2 family protein has translation MKKILPFLFILFVSHTVFADSPATELEQRINALSKAMIDADEKALQSLTATALNYGHSSGRVEDQKTFISNLVNGSSDFITIELQEQNISMVGDIAIVRHILTGDTNDSGKPGSVRIGVMMVWQKQQGEWTLLARQAFKLS, from the coding sequence ATGAAAAAAATATTACCCTTTCTTTTTATTTTGTTCGTATCTCACACTGTGTTTGCCGATTCACCCGCAACCGAACTGGAGCAACGCATCAACGCCTTGAGTAAAGCCATGATTGATGCCGATGAAAAAGCCTTGCAGTCGCTGACGGCAACGGCATTGAATTACGGCCATTCCAGTGGTCGGGTAGAAGATCAGAAGACGTTTATCAGCAACCTCGTGAATGGCTCGTCAGATTTCATCACCATTGAGTTACAGGAACAAAACATCAGTATGGTAGGCGATATCGCCATCGTGCGTCATATCCTGACAGGAGACACCAACGACAGCGGCAAACCCGGCAGTGTGCGCATCGGGGTGATGATGGTATGGCAGAAACAGCAAGGTGAATGGACCTTACTTGCGCGCCAGGCATTCAAGTTGTCATAA
- a CDS encoding YceH family protein, giving the protein MNSPESETETGSAEPLLTEIEARILGALMEKQLATPDAYPLTLNSLVLACNQKTSREPITNLEAGEVQRCLSQMQDKKLIEVDYGSRANRFDQRLTRVLSLDKSAQAILNVMLLRGPQTLVELLTRTQRMFDFSSPENLQEKLDQLCAKTHPIILRIPRQPGQREDRYMHLLCGKPDLNAIAAMGSSAKKSASPELEERVEKLEAQVEQLQKLVDKLLDLNGFTLEDLQD; this is encoded by the coding sequence ATGAATTCCCCCGAGTCAGAGACTGAAACCGGCTCAGCCGAGCCCCTGTTAACAGAAATTGAAGCGCGTATCCTCGGCGCCTTGATGGAGAAGCAACTGGCGACGCCGGATGCCTACCCGCTGACCCTGAATAGCCTGGTATTGGCGTGTAACCAAAAAACCAGCCGTGAACCGATTACCAATCTTGAAGCTGGTGAAGTCCAGCGCTGTTTGAGTCAGATGCAGGACAAAAAACTGATTGAAGTGGATTACGGCTCGCGCGCTAATCGCTTTGACCAGCGTCTGACGCGTGTCCTCAGTCTTGATAAATCTGCCCAAGCTATCCTTAACGTCATGTTGCTGCGCGGGCCGCAAACCCTGGTGGAGTTGTTGACGCGCACCCAGCGCATGTTTGATTTTTCCTCGCCTGAAAATTTGCAGGAAAAACTTGATCAACTCTGCGCTAAAACCCACCCCATCATCCTGCGTATTCCGCGTCAACCGGGGCAGCGGGAAGATCGCTACATGCATTTGCTGTGCGGTAAACCTGATCTTAATGCCATTGCCGCCATGGGCAGCAGTGCAAAAAAATCTGCATCACCGGAGCTGGAAGAGCGGGTTGAAAAACTGGAAGCCCAGGTGGAGCAATTGCAGAAATTGGTGGATAAATTGCTCGACCTTAACGGCTTTACCTTGGAAGACCTTCAGGATTAA
- a CDS encoding glutathione S-transferase, translating into MKLYGSYTSPFVRHCRILLLESGLPCEFIVTDGVASSAKSPTKKVPFLEDGELFLTDSCSIIKYLREKNMQAFCFTAIEYDRFCLVNTLLEASVNLFMLEKDGILPAQSAYLQRHVARIQSGLATLDDMRWPSAGPYNDAELRLLCFLDWALFRKRFTFDEYTNLTAFLAGARAYQPFTQTIPHG; encoded by the coding sequence ATGAAACTCTACGGCAGCTACACCTCACCCTTTGTGCGCCATTGTCGCATCCTCTTACTGGAAAGCGGATTGCCGTGTGAATTTATCGTGACGGATGGCGTTGCCAGCTCGGCCAAGTCGCCGACCAAGAAGGTACCCTTCCTGGAAGATGGCGAATTATTTTTAACGGATTCCTGCTCCATTATTAAATATCTGCGCGAAAAAAATATGCAGGCATTTTGTTTTACGGCGATTGAGTACGACCGCTTCTGCCTGGTGAACACCTTGCTCGAAGCCTCGGTCAATTTATTTATGCTGGAGAAAGACGGCATCCTGCCCGCACAGAGTGCTTATCTGCAACGCCACGTCGCGCGCATCCAATCGGGCCTTGCAACACTTGATGATATGCGTTGGCCATCGGCCGGCCCTTACAATGATGCGGAACTACGCTTGCTCTGTTTTCTGGATTGGGCATTATTCCGCAAGCGTTTTACCTTTGATGAATATACCAACCTCACCGCATTCCTGGCCGGCGCACGCGCCTATCAGCCTTTTACCCAAACGATTCCGCACGGATAA